GGGATTCTGTAAATACCTCTAGGGCAGGTCCTTTTGAACTCAATTCTGAGAGCAGAGAATGTTACATTTTTGACTGACAATGTAAATTTAAAGTGAAAATACCATTTGTCTGTGCCAGCTGCAACGCATCTTTACTATCTTCTAGACTCCCACCTGTAATTAAAAACTTGAAACAAGAAAAGTACTGTCAGTTGGATGTTCTTTGAACATCAAACAGGATGTTTAAGAAAACAGATATGAGGAAGAATCTCAACAGAAAACATCACAATACAATTActaatatatataaaacaagaTTTCATAAATCAGCAATAAACCTTGATGGTCCTCAGGAGCTAGTAAATACACTAGGCAgcaaaacatgatttttttttcccttcatcaaGTATCTTTTATGCTAAGCATTTAAATCACTACAGGAATAAAATACTTCTATTTGTAGCAATATTCGCTTCATTAGACAATGACCAAAGACACTGTATTAGCACTCAAGAAATGATACTTGGAAACATTCTCCTTGTCTTAGAGCTGGGGAAAGTAAAGAATCCCAAAGACCCAAAACAAGGTAAGAGTAAGTAGTTAAACCAAAAAATGAGTCTGTAGCAGAGCTGGGATTATAAATTTAAGAATTTCCATCTCTGATCTTTTATTTTACCTTAAAGTCACCACACCAGAATTGTTGCCTATAGTGTACTTTTTTGAACTACCACTTGCAGAATATTTCACCCTAGGTTGTAACGTCCATGACTACAGTGCTTTTGGACAACTCTTCTCCCTACAGGTGCTATCCACCAGGCTCTGTCAGCACCAGCTCAGACATTCCTGCAGTGAGCTCATGACAGACAGGCACATCCCAATGATACCATTAAGAAATGTTAAGCTGAAAATGGCTCAGTGCATACACAACACAGGGCAAAACTTCACAAAAAATTACCATAAAGCAGCAGctatacagaaaaataaaagtattttctaaTAAGCAGATTAAGCTTCTATGCAAGTAGGAACAATCTGTGATGGAATAGGCTTCTGACACTGTACAGGCCAGTAGCAAGGCTGAGAACAGCTAAGAACAGGAACTCCTGAATAACATTTCTCAATCCACTGTGCATCTTGGAAAAGTTATGCAGCTAATCTATTTTTGGTGATAAGATAAAAAACTGCTACTTATTTTCAGAGGGTGGTATAAAGATTAAATAGCACTTCTATAGCACATATAAATGTGACCTCAATCCTGTATTTGCTGCAGTAGGGTAACTTCTCCATcactagttttctttttttgtcttctggtGCATTTCACACTCTTTTCAGATGAGAGTTTTTCAACAAACTCCGAAGATGCCTGTTCCTCTGCTAGAGGAGcgtttatttctttatttctaatCTGGTAACCTTATTAGTGCAGTAGAACAGTTTGTACCAGTATGCATTGTATTCTATGTTAATTCATATTTTTGTCAAAAATGTATTAGtttaaagagagagagaggcaggTTAAACTACTGTATCTAAAGGAATGCGATGCACTGCTGAAAACATCAATTTCAAGTTCAGAGTTACAAATTCTCTCATAATGATGCTGTTTTAATACATGTAAGCCAGTATTTACCAGCAAACATTGAGATGTCTCAACTCTAAGAGTTTGTGGGCACTCCCAGCTCTTCTGCAGTTACCAATTTCCTTTACATATAGAAATATCTGAAGAACCTCAGTCAGGAGAGTTTGATCTTCAGCAGTAATTGTTGATTactaatcacagaatcattaaagttggaaaagacctccaataTCACTGAGTTCCACCTTTGACAGATCActaccaccttgtcaactaaaccGTAgtactgagtgccacatccagtcgtTTCTTGAACACTCCCATGGAATGATgaccaccacttccctgagcagcctgttccgatgcctgaccaccctttccatgaagaaactCCTCcttgatgtccaacctgaacctccacTGGCAGagcctgaggccatttcctcttgtcctgtcactggttgcctgggaaaAGAGACCAACCTCCACCtgactacagcctcctttcaggagttgtagagagtgataaggtctcctctgagcctccttttcttcaggttaaaaaacccccagccccctcagctgctcctcataggatTTATTCTCTAAGAGCCTCACAAGATACAAGAAGAAAGGAATAGTTGCCTATAATACAACATAGAAAATTATGTACCACTTACACTGCAGCAGGTCAGAGAGCATCTTTCTGTCAAAACTGTACAAAATAACTTCTAAATCCACATTCCCTACAATATCACTGAACTTCAATAATCATCTGTGCAAAAGGAAAGACAGTGCTCTGcacagaacacttttatttTGTGCTATTGAAGGAAATTACTGCATTTTCCATTGCAAATCCCAGAAACATTGTTTTAGTAGGAGAGcactaaaaaccccaaatattagAAAGCAGCTTaaaattttaaagcaattttattGTAAGAAATTACCTTTTTAATGCCAACTTTGACTGCTCTCTCTATTACATCCAGAAAGTCATCTGCAAAAGTTCATAAGAATGTCACAAATTGAACTTGAGATTTTACAGGATAATTTAACTACTTTTCAATTTTCATGCAGTCAAAATTCTTATCATTAAATCTTTACACCATACTTAATTAATTTTTGTAAGACAATAACAAAATACAATAACTGAAGATCCAATTTAAATCCAAGAAGTCAATGGAAGTTTTTGCACATACTTTAGGAGGCTCTCCATTTTTACATCCATATCTAAAGGccataagagtaaaaaaaaccaccccacatTATAATTAGTAACTATGATTCAGCAATGCAATACTTTAACAGACTACTGTTCATAACTCTCATATCAGTTTTTCAGTGTAGATCAGCAATTGTCCATTTTGCTCTAGATGCAGTTACCTGCATGACAACAGCAATTAAGACAATGCATTTGGTTAGGGTATCCAACTTATTTAGTCAGGTTTTCTTCTCTAAGCCTAAATACATAAGGAGGATGTCTTGgtttttgagacaaaacttcaggaggaaacactctggagtgagtgtctcctccaaagggaaaagggcctcccattttcctccctcaatgagacaaatgggtcacaagaagtgaaagtgggaaaaagaaaccaaactgtttattaacacactaacaaaacagggtagatcaggataaaaaaacccctcaaaatacaacaaattcccggagagggaacagacacgcGGGCTTGGACCAGCCGGGGCCACCCCCGCAGGCTCCGCAGACCCgcgagaagggaagggaggcagtgaggcaaggggagggatggggaaaaagaacaagaaagaaaccaccagaaccttttcccagctagctggaacacaCAGGAAGcccagaaaagcagcacagtgctCCCAGCGCACTCCCTGCcgagccccgccgagcccccaAGCCCCCGAGCCGCTGGGCTGAGCCGCTGAACCGCCCCGCACTCGGGTCCTgcggctccggccccgcccccgggtcCCTCTGACAGGCACcgcgtccttgggcattgagcgcACGGTTAAGGAATGAAGGGActtcataacatcaccccaggacagagGAGAAGAAAGACACTCTAACATCATGTTCTGACATGCATGAGGGTTCTAATTTAGACAAAGGGATACTGTCTTCCAGCAGATACAAAGAAACATTTACCTTGATGTTTCTGCGTTCCCCTGTAGATTCCTCTGAACATAGGATCTGTCAGGTTAATACCAATATCTAtggaaaaccaaagaaaaaaattagaagttaTAGTTgttttacattttattctgagcATTAGTCAACTAGAGAAGACAAGAGAAACCCTAAATTAATAGCCACTGGACCAGCACATTGGTAAGCCATAAAATGCTTAAGCATAAGTTTATTTGCATAACTTGAGAACTTTCTCCTTACTAGAAGTGACAGAAAATTTAAACTTTTGCCTCTGTGCAACTTCAGACTTTCTGTGAGTGTATTATGCACACCCTCAAAGCCGCCAAAGCAAATACACATACACTTTCTATTGCAAGCAAATCCGCTTTTCACATAAAAACACAAATTTATGCAAACAACCataaaggaagggaaaatgcgGCATCTTCCCTACAGCCTTTACAcgggtgggagcagcagcagaatgcCTCCCAAGAGCtgttctccctcctcctgccatccctgggcTATCCCACTCGCCCGGCAGCACTGACAGGACACTGACAGGACACTGACAGGACACCTGCAATGCAGGTACCggctggagctgcccagcccagccctcctcacTCGGCTCCCACGGCTTTCCCTGCGCTGCAGCCTTGCAGCCAAGGCCTGAAGCAGcggctgcaggaacagcagctctgcagctgccagacCCCGCGCTTCCAGCGGAGATTCTAGCGGGAAGGGAAATTTTCCAAGGAAATATTAAGCTGGTCTACCGCAAGTAGGGTTTCCATATGAACCGACCTTTTAAAGTTATTTACACGCTTTCCGTCGAATTTCCTAAAAATACTAACATTTTCATCCAAGCCAGGTCCATACAATCAGAAACAACCACGACTAATGCGCCAATGCAGGAGAGGGAACGAGGGGCGGCCGAACCCCCTGAGCTGGGGGGTAACTGAGGAACAGCAGCCCCAGTGCCAGACACAGCACAAACATTCCCAAACGCTTCCTGGGGGCTCCAAGGCCGCCAAACCTCGGCCCGGGACACCGAGACGCACCGCAGGAGGCGACAagccctggcagaggagctgggacGAGCCCAAGAGATTGTAACAGGCCCAAGGGACTGCAACAAGCCTAAGAGCCTGTGACAAGCCTGAGGAACTGGGAGAAGCCCTGGATgagaggctgcagcaggaagcGACAAACACTGGATGAAGGGCTAGGACAAGCCCTGCTACAGCACAGCCCGAGCCTCCGTCTGCTGCGCGCGGACGCTCAAGGAGCGGGGTAGCGGCGGTCGCCTCGGCCCGGCACCGGGCGAGGAGCAGGGAGCCTGGgtcggggacacggggacagaaaccccccgcccgccccggcacCTCCTCACCGATGAACTTGGCGCGGCTCATGGCGGCTCCGGGCGCGCTCCGGCGGCAgcgcgggcggggccgcgccgcccTCCCGGCATCCCCCGCGCGGAGAGGAAGgtgccgctgagcgcccggcgcCATGGCCGCGTACTTGACACACCAGCAGAAGGTGCTGCGGCTGTACAAGAAATCCCTGCGGCACCTCGAGTCCTGGTGCATCCAGCGGTGAGGGCGAGGGGAGTTGCGCGTGTGGAGCGCCGGCCGCTCTCACATCGGGGCGCTTAGCCCCGCGCTTTGCTGggcctggggtgggggggttgtTGTTCTCCTCCTCACTGTGCATGACCTCTGTCTGTAGGGACAAGTACCGCTACTTCGCCTGCCTCCTGAGGGACCGGTTCGATAAGAACAAGGATGTGAAGGACATGGTGAAAGCCACCGCGCTGCTGAAGGCCGGCGAGGAAGAGTTCTGGGCCAGCCAGCACCCGCAGCCGTACATCTTGCCCGACTCCCCCGGGGGCACTTCCTACGAGAGATACGAGTGCTACAAGGTGAGGCGCCGGTAATGCTGTGGATTGCTGCGCTTGCTTTGCGCTTGTTTTATGTAACATTGACTTGGACAGGGCCGCAGCTTGGCTCAGCAGTGTCACTTCATAGCTCGGTGAACATCTTGCCGCTTGTGtgggaggagctgctctggtCCTTGAAAATGGAGTTTCTTGATCAGTGTGAACACCGCtagttggttttttgttgtttttttttttttttttcccctgggataATCATTTGCTCTTTTGCCAAACGCAGTCCGCCCGCTGACAGTGGtgggtcaggctggaaaagGGGAGGCCTGAGCTGAGCTGGGGGAGTGAACAGCGCCGAGGAAGCTCTGCTGCCTCCCGAGCACAGCCTTGCTTCCTCTGGTGAGGTCAGGTGTCACCTTGGCTGTCGAGGACTT
This genomic interval from Aphelocoma coerulescens isolate FSJ_1873_10779 chromosome 2, UR_Acoe_1.0, whole genome shotgun sequence contains the following:
- the NDUFB9 gene encoding NADH dehydrogenase [ubiquinone] 1 beta subcomplex subunit 9 is translated as MAAYLTHQQKVLRLYKKSLRHLESWCIQRDKYRYFACLLRDRFDKNKDVKDMVKATALLKAGEEEFWASQHPQPYILPDSPGGTSYERYECYKHPEWCLDFWHPSEKAMYPDYFAKREQWKKLQQESWEREIKQLKDETPADGPRTEALPPARKEGHLPPMWWHHVTRPREQPM